In Psychromonas sp. psych-6C06, a single genomic region encodes these proteins:
- a CDS encoding BspA family leucine-rich repeat surface protein: MTRLPISFSNKAPLTALVLSLTALSGCGGGGGSAPEVKKDTTAPVITVTGANPLKHAYGRDYVELGATALDAVDGVVEVSVEGGVNSDMMNDYIITYTATDKAGNKATEKRTVSVEDLTAPVITLNGDNEVGLVQFDTYQELGAIAQDDVDGALTVEAPSGEIDSTKLGSYPLTYSITDNAGNAATTVRTVVVRKQKPFITTWDTTKSGFSANDQIKITTNSIDNGGEFTYDYNVDWGDGTTSENLTGDYTHTYDNTVPGYQTGPGVYTVTIRGVFPQTNFDSLIQHDAEKLISIEQWGDIKWLSFQGAFGETVNMVSHAQDTPDLRLVQSMREAFAGALMFNSSIEHWDVSNVTDMSALFAYTDSFNQDLSTWDVSSVTKTGEMFAGAKAFNRDISNWDVSQVEETYSMFEGALAFDQNLSSWDVSSATRMEKMFSNSGLSQTNYDAILTSWSQLTLKQGVEFGAGTINYSSSSQDARNVLTSAPNFWLITDGGVAP, from the coding sequence ATGACACGGTTACCAATCTCCTTTTCTAACAAAGCGCCATTAACGGCGCTTGTCTTAAGTTTAACCGCACTATCTGGTTGTGGCGGTGGTGGCGGTTCGGCGCCAGAAGTGAAAAAAGATACCACTGCGCCAGTTATCACTGTAACGGGCGCGAACCCATTAAAGCATGCTTATGGTCGCGATTATGTTGAGCTAGGTGCGACCGCTTTAGATGCTGTTGATGGCGTTGTTGAGGTGAGTGTGGAAGGTGGCGTGAATAGCGACATGATGAACGATTACATCATTACTTACACGGCGACTGATAAAGCGGGCAATAAAGCGACTGAAAAACGTACCGTATCGGTTGAAGATTTAACGGCGCCGGTGATTACGTTAAATGGTGACAATGAAGTCGGGTTGGTGCAATTTGATACTTACCAAGAGCTCGGCGCAATAGCACAGGATGATGTGGATGGGGCATTAACCGTTGAGGCGCCTTCAGGTGAGATAGATTCAACTAAATTGGGTAGTTACCCACTAACTTATAGCATCACAGACAATGCAGGTAATGCTGCAACAACCGTAAGAACAGTTGTGGTACGTAAACAAAAGCCTTTTATTACTACATGGGACACCACTAAATCAGGTTTTAGTGCGAATGATCAAATCAAAATCACCACGAATTCCATCGACAATGGGGGGGAGTTTACCTATGACTATAACGTAGATTGGGGAGATGGCACGACGAGTGAAAATTTAACCGGGGATTATACGCATACTTATGATAATACTGTTCCTGGTTATCAAACTGGGCCCGGTGTTTACACGGTTACAATTCGTGGGGTTTTCCCACAAACAAACTTTGACTCTTTGATTCAGCATGATGCTGAGAAGTTAATTTCAATTGAACAGTGGGGCGACATTAAGTGGTTATCATTCCAAGGCGCTTTTGGAGAAACTGTCAATATGGTTAGTCATGCTCAAGATACCCCAGACTTACGTTTGGTTCAAAGTATGCGAGAAGCTTTTGCAGGGGCACTAATGTTTAATAGTTCAATCGAACACTGGGACGTAAGTAATGTAACAGATATGAGTGCTTTATTTGCATATACGGATTCCTTTAATCAAGATCTAAGTACTTGGGATGTTAGCTCTGTAACTAAGACTGGTGAAATGTTCGCAGGAGCTAAAGCTTTTAATCGTGATATAAGTAACTGGGATGTCAGTCAAGTTGAAGAGACGTACAGTATGTTTGAAGGGGCTCTAGCATTTGACCAAAACTTGAGCAGTTGGGATGTAAGCTCTGCAACGAGAATGGAAAAAATGTTTTCTAATTCAGGTCTATCTCAAACCAATTATGACGCGATACTAACTAGTTGGAGTCAATTAACGTTAAAACAAGGCGTTGAATTTGGTGCTGGCACAATTAACTATTCATCTAGCTCGCAAGATGCTCGTAATGTTCTAACTAGCGCTCCCAATTTTTGGCTTATTACAGATGGCGGTGTTGCTCCTTAG
- the yghU gene encoding glutathione-dependent disulfide-bond oxidoreductase: MTKQYQPPKIWSENTASGNKWANINRPVSGATHQQALPQGDNPLQLYSLGTPNGQKVTILLEELLALGITEAEYDAYLINIGEGNQFSSGFVAVNPNSKIPALLDKSGDEEVNVFESASILLHLAEKFGHFLPAQGSARTQTFNWLFWAQGSAPFLGGGFGHFYAYADEKLEYPINRFAMEAKRQLDVLDKQLANNTYVAGEEYSIADMAIFPWYGKLVLGELYDAAEFLQVQNYTHIMRWATQLQQRSAVQRGCIVNRSWGEAWEQLPERHSATDIDKVLAQRP, encoded by the coding sequence ATGACTAAGCAATATCAACCCCCTAAAATTTGGAGTGAAAATACCGCGTCAGGCAACAAGTGGGCGAACATTAATCGTCCCGTTTCTGGTGCAACACATCAACAAGCACTTCCACAAGGTGATAACCCATTACAGCTATATTCATTAGGCACACCTAACGGCCAAAAAGTAACCATTCTATTAGAAGAATTACTCGCATTGGGCATTACAGAGGCGGAATACGATGCTTACCTGATAAATATCGGTGAAGGCAATCAATTCTCATCGGGTTTTGTTGCCGTAAATCCAAATTCAAAAATACCCGCATTGCTAGATAAATCCGGCGATGAAGAGGTAAATGTCTTTGAGTCCGCTTCTATACTGCTACATTTGGCCGAAAAGTTTGGTCACTTTTTACCAGCGCAGGGGAGCGCACGCACGCAAACTTTTAACTGGTTATTTTGGGCGCAAGGGTCAGCGCCATTTCTTGGTGGCGGTTTTGGCCATTTTTATGCCTATGCAGATGAAAAATTAGAATACCCGATTAACCGCTTTGCAATGGAAGCTAAACGCCAATTAGATGTACTGGATAAACAACTGGCAAACAATACCTACGTTGCAGGAGAAGAATATTCGATTGCCGATATGGCGATTTTTCCATGGTATGGCAAATTGGTATTAGGCGAATTGTATGATGCGGCAGAGTTTTTACAGGTACAAAACTATACCCATATCATGCGTTGGGCGACTCAATTACAACAACGTAGCGCGGTACAGCGTGGTTGTATCGTCAACCGTTCTTGGGGTGAAGCTTGGGAACAACTACCTGAACGACATAGTGCTACTGATATTGATAAGGTATTAGCACAGCGTCCTTAA